In Schizosaccharomyces osmophilus chromosome 2, complete sequence, the following proteins share a genomic window:
- the plc1 gene encoding phosphoinositide phospholipase C Plc1: MLSNPNTNIMDQRQIEILRESPIPLERTSSSLQHNEQCPPSPMTPMTMNRSHSLNTTVSASNDGLENITCDKKSIPPGILKNRSNSFSSYLDAHSKTTVPSNESYRSTGLNWLSVKLNILFRSQRFPRRSFQRSSSSSNNSKSESGNTNVLFPTSDIFDTKYLLATIVPESIQNGCFLFRVTKKKVRQRKVSLDPFTGYLILDKNTGKPYRKLCVDDIKEIRQGSESRNYREQFKVSYEHETRWFTIVYTAEDKMKALHFISPTMDGLNQWIMALEGLKTYRLNEFITGSRFVTNHNIQTIKGDENISHPWEKLEKDETAELTFEDVQCMCQKLHLNASFEYLEQTFRKADTLGTGKLSFEGFQHFVSMLKTRPEVKQLFNKYTNHSKEMTFDQFATFLRDSQKSIINDDQVELVYGSFCKSYDSPMNLIDFTSYLLSPANTPLTPMNQDMNRPLNEYIISSSHNTYLLGKQFAGESSIEGYIRSLQRGCKCIEIDCWDGSDGPVVCHGRTFTSMIRFNDVIDVIKKYAFVVSAYPVIISLEIHCCPEQQRQMADYMKETFGSNLLTEPLGPHEVFLPSPEQLLYKILIKVKCQANVLACNSPDFIRGGVVDSSTDTTESSELEGGERNLSIEPKKRSRKIIIPELQQIAPYVRSLKFRNFSLPESKTYNHTFSFSERTIKRHGKTMFPRLSKHNTKYLCRVYPGPLRLGSTNLNPQFYWRMGVQMVALNWQTYDIGLQINDALFQADPPSGYLLKPVYQRVTEEKVKQNKHYNNSPKKTTLKIEIISGQQLRRAKELSNSETLCPFVEVQIHSMEEIPFRWNTSVVHRNGFRPIWQESFHYESATEDDVYSVVRFIVHHRASSGNDTVIAGFGCPLYRLQSGYRHIQLYDMQGESLLFSTLFLRIEKAEFW; the protein is encoded by the coding sequence ATGCTGTCCAATCCGAACACAAACATAATGGATCAACGACAGATCGAGATTCTTAGGGAAAGCCCTATTCCTTTAGAAAGGACATCAAGTTCATTGCAACATAACGAACAATGTCCTCCCTCTCCTATGACTCCTATGACTATGAACCGGAGTCATTCTTTGAATACTACCGTTTCGGCCTCAAACGATGGACTGGAAAACATTACGTGtgacaaaaaaagcattccTCCCGgcattttaaaaaaccgatcgaattctttttcttcttatcTTGATGCCCACTCCAAAACGACCGTTCCGTCCAATGAGTCTTATAGAAGTACTGGATTAAATTGGTTATCCGtgaaattgaatattttgtttcgGTCACAAAGATTCCCTCGTAGGTCTTTTCAGAGGTCTTCTAGTTCATCGAATAACTCCAAATCGGAGAGCGGTAATACCAATGTCTTGTTTCCTACTTCCGATATATTCGATACTAAGTACCTGCTTGCTACAATTGTCCCAGAGTCCATCCAAAACggttgttttctctttcgtgtcacaaagaagaaggtaCGACAGCGAAAAGTATCATTGGATCCGTTTACAGGATACTTAATTTTAGATAAAAACACTGGGAAACCTTACCGTAAACTATGTGTCGATGACATTAAAGAAATTCGTCAAGGAAGCGAATCCAGAAACTACAGAGAGCAATTCAAAGTTTCTTATGAGCATGAAACTAGGTGGTTCACCATTGTTTACACAGCCGAAgataaaatgaaagctTTGCATTTCATTTCTCCCACCATGGACGGTCTTAATCAATGGATAATGGCTTTAGAAGGATTGAAAACATACCGTTTGAATGAGTTCATTACAGGGTCTCGTTTTGTAACGAATCACAATATTCAAACGATCAAAGGAGATGAAAATATTAGCCACCCTTGggaaaaattagaaaaagatgagACAGCGGAACTCACTTTTGAAGACGTACAATGTATGTGTCAAAAGCTGCATCTCAACGCTTCCTTTGAATATCTGGAGCAGACATTTCGTAAGGCTGATACGCTCGGAACCGGAAAACTAAGTTTTGAAGGGTTTCAGCACTTTGTAAGTATGCTGAAAACAAGGCCAGAAGTAAAGCAACTTTTTAATAAGTATACAAATCATTCAAAGGAAATGACTTTTGATCAGTTTGCTACGTTTTTACGAGATTCCCAAAAGTCTATTATTAATGATGATCAAGTTGAGCTTGTATATGGTTCGTTTTGCAAATCTTATGACTCTCCAATGAATTTAATTGATTTTACGTCTTATTTATTGTCTCCTGCCAACACCCCGTTAACCCCAATGAATCAAGATATGAATCGCCCTTTGAATGAATATATCATTTCCTCTTCGCATAATACGTATTTGCTTGGGAAGCAATTTGCTGGAGAAAGTTCGATCGAGGGTTACATCCGGTCTTTACAAAGAGGTTGTAAATGCATTGAAATAGACTGTTGGGATGGTTCTGACGGGCCGGTGGTTTGTCATGGAAGAACGTTTACATCCATGATTCGTTTCAATGATGTTATAGACGTTATAAAGAAGTATGCGTTTGTCGTTTCCGCTTACCCTGTCattatttctttagaaATCCATTGTTGCCCGGAACAGCAACGGCAGATGGCCGATTAcatgaaagaaacatttgGAAGTAACCTATTAACAGAACCATTGGGACCTCATGAAGTATTCCTACCATCTCCCGAGCAACTATTGTATAAGATTTTAATTAAAGTGAAATGTCAGGCAAATGTTTTGGCTTGTAACTCGCCAGATTTTATTCGAGGTGGCGTTGTCGATTCGTCTACGGATACCACAGAATCATCTGAATTAGAAGGTGGAGAACGGAATTTATCGATTgagccaaaaaaaaggagtagaaaaataataataccCGAGCTACAGCAAATAGCACCATATGTACGTTCACTGAAGTTTCgcaatttttctttacccGAGTCGAAAACTTATAATCAtacattttcattttctgaaagGACCATCAAAAGGCATGGTAAGACGATGTTTCCACGATTAAGCAAGCATAATACGAAATATCTTTGTCGTGTATACCCAGGTCCACTGCGACTTGGCAGTACCAATTTGAATCCACAATTTTATTGGCGTATGGGTGTGCAGATGGTGGCCTTAAACTGGCAAACATATGATATTGGCCTTCAAATAAACGATGCTCTTTTTCAGGCAGATCCTCCGAGTGGTTATTTGCTGAAGCCAGTGTATCAGCGAGTCACGGAAGAAAAAGTGAAGCAAAATAAGCATTACAACAATTCGCCCAAGAAAACAACGCTGAAGATTGAAATAATATCAGGGCAACAACTACGTCGTGCAAAAGAGCTGTCGAATTCGGAAACGCTTTGTCCTTTTGTAGAAGTGCAAATACATTCTATGGAGGAAATACCTTTTCGCTGGAATACGAGTGTTGTACATCGCAATGGGTTTCGACCAATATGGCAAGAGAGCTTCCATTACGAAAGCGCTACAGAAGATGATGTTTACTCTGTCGTTCGTTTTATAGTTCATCATCGAGCAAGCTCTGGCAACGATACGGTAATTGCAGGATTTGGATGTCCATTGTACAGACTACAAAGTGGTTATCGGCATATTCAACTTTATGACATGCAAGGTGAAAGTTTACTATTTTCGACACTATTTCTCCGAATTGAGAAGGCTGAATTTTGGTGA